The Rhizobium sp. BT03 genome has a window encoding:
- a CDS encoding SDR family oxidoreductase, with the protein MFQGKTALITGGSSGIGLAAARQLRDGGAQVAITGRSQEKLDRAVDDLGGSVVAIRADMSLLDDLKRMRTELQDAFGALDILFANAGVALGTPLATAEEEIYDKIMDANVKGVFFTVQAVLPLMREGGSIVLNTSWLNQVGTPGRAVLSASKAAVRSFARTMSAELIDRKIRVNAVSPGSIETPIHRGKNQTEEEFRAYAERVGAQVPIGRMGRPEEIAAAVCFLASDTSSYMLGAEIVVDGGRSEL; encoded by the coding sequence ATGTTTCAGGGAAAGACGGCGTTGATCACAGGCGGCTCGAGCGGGATCGGTCTCGCGGCTGCAAGGCAATTGCGCGATGGCGGCGCGCAGGTGGCGATTACCGGTCGATCGCAGGAAAAGCTCGATCGCGCCGTGGATGATTTGGGCGGCAGTGTCGTGGCGATCCGTGCCGACATGTCCTTATTGGACGATCTGAAGCGCATGCGAACGGAGCTTCAGGATGCGTTCGGGGCGCTGGACATTCTTTTCGCAAATGCCGGCGTGGCGCTCGGCACGCCGCTCGCGACCGCGGAGGAAGAGATCTACGACAAGATCATGGATGCGAACGTGAAGGGCGTCTTCTTCACGGTGCAGGCTGTCCTGCCGCTGATGCGCGAGGGCGGGTCTATCGTTCTCAACACCTCCTGGCTGAACCAGGTCGGCACGCCGGGACGGGCGGTCCTTTCCGCTTCCAAGGCGGCCGTTCGCTCCTTCGCGCGGACGATGTCGGCCGAACTGATCGACCGGAAGATCCGGGTGAACGCCGTCAGCCCCGGCTCGATCGAGACACCCATTCACCGCGGAAAGAACCAGACCGAGGAAGAGTTCCGCGCCTATGCCGAGCGGGTCGGCGCACAGGTGCCGATCGGGCGCATGGGCAGGCCGGAGGAGATCGCCGCCGCTGTCTGCTTCCTTGCCAGCGATACGTCGAGCTATATGCTCGGTGCGGAGATCGTCGTCGATGGCGGCAGATCGGAACTTTGA
- a CDS encoding LysR substrate-binding domain-containing protein — translation MRDLTRLKSLQALEASARHGSFVGAAAELDVTPPAVGQLVRSLEDWVGYPLFRRSRSGAERLTPVDEAKDALDDIAEGLDLLETGLRKLRGRKARSVVVVTASQALVANWLLARLDDFSTNYPAIDVRLDVSDRVVDLAQGEADIGIRFGLGSWKGVKSTFLMSDEIIAVCHNRLLQADREVTAGWIVEQTLIHDGTPHPGGDFPAWAEWLARSGANQVPTDRGLKINSTAAVIQAAVAARGVALVRKALVAQELDSGRLVHLLPDVRWPVKWAYYIVAAPKALRRQEVAAFHDWLASRQG, via the coding sequence ATGAGAGACCTGACCAGATTGAAGTCGCTGCAGGCGCTGGAGGCTTCCGCGAGACATGGCAGCTTCGTCGGAGCGGCAGCCGAGCTGGATGTCACGCCTCCTGCCGTCGGCCAGTTGGTCCGTTCGCTGGAGGATTGGGTCGGCTATCCGCTGTTTCGAAGAAGCCGTTCCGGCGCCGAAAGGCTGACGCCTGTCGACGAGGCGAAGGACGCGCTGGATGATATCGCCGAAGGGCTCGATCTTCTCGAAACCGGGCTGAGGAAGCTTCGCGGCAGGAAGGCCCGGTCGGTCGTGGTGGTCACGGCGTCCCAGGCGCTGGTTGCCAATTGGCTGCTGGCAAGATTGGACGACTTCTCGACGAACTACCCGGCGATCGATGTCCGGCTTGATGTCTCCGACAGGGTCGTCGATCTGGCCCAGGGCGAGGCCGATATCGGCATACGCTTCGGCCTTGGTTCATGGAAGGGTGTGAAATCGACATTCCTCATGAGCGACGAGATTATCGCGGTTTGCCACAATCGGTTGCTCCAGGCGGATCGGGAGGTGACCGCCGGCTGGATCGTCGAACAGACGCTGATCCATGACGGCACGCCGCATCCGGGTGGCGACTTCCCGGCATGGGCGGAATGGCTGGCCAGATCCGGCGCAAATCAGGTTCCGACAGACCGCGGGCTGAAGATCAATTCCACGGCGGCAGTGATCCAGGCTGCCGTCGCGGCGAGGGGCGTCGCCCTCGTGCGCAAGGCGCTCGTGGCGCAGGAACTCGACAGCGGCAGGCTGGTCCATCTGTTGCCGGATGTCCGCTGGCCGGTGAAGTGGGCGTATTACATCGTCGCCGCGCCAAAGGCGCTGCGCCGGCAAGAGGTCGCAGCCTTTCACGATTGGCTGGCCTCGCGTCAGGGATAA
- a CDS encoding arginase family protein, which produces MTASSSFLGLPNRLADGRLPRAVIFAAGHGSNYPGKDSSGYALAAGAIRAASQGDAPLVEHWDFDLGGPLFGGKAISCIDAGDVETTMHDNIGNRARIAAKTREVLALPAIPILLGGDCSVTIPFLSGFAAQGPVWVLQIDAHIDWRDEVHGERHGYSSPMRRASEMPHVVGMVQVGLRSVGSARSADIEAAQRYGSCFVTAREVHSQGVGAVLQHIPEGAQVVVTLDCDSIDPGIMPGVAARTPGGLTYTQVIDLIAGLGKRARIAGFDLVELYPPADIDGLSALAAARLLVNAIGAIVRQA; this is translated from the coding sequence ATGACCGCCTCGTCTTCGTTTCTCGGCCTTCCCAATCGCCTCGCCGATGGGCGTTTGCCCCGCGCGGTGATTTTCGCTGCCGGCCATGGCAGCAACTATCCCGGCAAGGACAGCAGCGGTTATGCCTTGGCCGCCGGCGCCATCCGTGCTGCAAGCCAGGGCGACGCCCCGCTCGTCGAGCACTGGGATTTCGATCTCGGCGGGCCGCTGTTCGGCGGCAAAGCGATCTCATGCATCGATGCCGGCGACGTTGAGACCACCATGCACGACAATATCGGCAACCGGGCTCGGATCGCGGCGAAGACGCGTGAGGTCCTGGCATTGCCGGCCATACCGATCCTGCTCGGCGGCGATTGTTCGGTGACCATTCCTTTCCTCTCCGGCTTTGCGGCTCAAGGGCCGGTCTGGGTCCTGCAGATCGACGCCCATATCGACTGGCGCGACGAGGTGCATGGCGAACGCCACGGTTATTCAAGTCCGATGCGCCGGGCGAGCGAGATGCCGCATGTGGTCGGCATGGTGCAAGTCGGCCTGCGCAGCGTCGGCAGTGCGCGGAGCGCCGATATCGAAGCGGCGCAGCGCTATGGCAGCTGTTTTGTGACCGCTCGCGAGGTTCATAGCCAGGGCGTCGGCGCCGTCCTCCAGCATATTCCGGAAGGAGCGCAGGTCGTCGTCACCCTTGATTGCGACAGTATCGATCCCGGCATCATGCCTGGCGTGGCGGCGCGAACGCCTGGTGGCCTCACCTACACTCAGGTGATCGACCTGATCGCCGGCCTCGGCAAGCGGGCGAGGATTGCGGGATTCGACCTTGTCGAACTCTATCCTCCCGCCGACATTGATGGCCTGTCGGCGCTCGCCGCCGCGCGGCTTCTCGTCAATGCGATCGGCGCCATCGTCCGGCAGGCATGA
- a CDS encoding MFS transporter → MNVMHQTSADPAAAKRNSWVLTVAQAFGGANAPIIISLGGLVGQHLSTDPDLVTLPVSLLSLGLALGTLPAAWVMRRFGRKPGYLLGSVIGMVSGLIAAQGIVLSSFPVFCLGTCLAGFYSSYVQSYRFAATDNATASQSHKAIARVMVGGLIAAIIGPQLVIWTRDALPGTPFAGSFLSQAFLAALAFPVLLMLRTSTPPTADASASTPERPLAQILTSPRYLLAIATGVVSYGLMTFVMTASPIAMVGHGHSIDQAALGIQWHILAMYAPSFVTGRLMVRFGKERVAAVGLLLVGSSAAVALAGFDISHFWLSLVLLGIGWNFGFIGATAMVADCHTPAERSKVQGANDFVVFGTVACASFSAGSLLHSSGWETINWIVLPAVALVLVPLVWRAARPIAI, encoded by the coding sequence ATGAACGTCATGCATCAAACCTCGGCCGACCCGGCAGCCGCAAAGCGCAACTCCTGGGTGCTCACCGTTGCGCAGGCCTTCGGTGGCGCCAACGCTCCGATCATCATCTCGCTCGGCGGTCTGGTCGGACAGCATCTGTCGACCGATCCCGATCTGGTCACGCTTCCCGTCAGCCTTCTCAGCCTTGGGCTGGCACTCGGGACCCTGCCTGCCGCCTGGGTGATGCGTCGGTTCGGACGCAAGCCCGGATATCTGCTGGGCTCGGTGATCGGCATGGTTTCCGGCCTGATCGCTGCACAGGGGATCGTGCTCTCCAGCTTCCCGGTCTTCTGTCTCGGCACCTGCCTCGCAGGCTTCTATTCCTCTTACGTCCAGAGCTACCGGTTCGCCGCGACCGACAACGCCACCGCGTCGCAGAGCCATAAGGCGATCGCCCGTGTCATGGTTGGCGGCCTGATCGCAGCAATCATCGGGCCGCAGCTCGTCATCTGGACGCGCGACGCGCTGCCGGGGACGCCCTTCGCCGGGAGCTTCCTCAGCCAGGCGTTTCTCGCTGCCCTGGCGTTTCCGGTGCTGCTCATGCTTCGCACATCGACGCCGCCGACGGCTGATGCATCGGCAAGCACCCCGGAGCGGCCCCTTGCCCAGATCCTGACATCGCCGCGCTATCTCCTCGCCATCGCAACCGGCGTTGTGTCCTACGGGCTGATGACCTTCGTGATGACTGCGTCGCCGATCGCGATGGTCGGGCATGGTCATTCGATCGACCAGGCAGCATTGGGCATCCAATGGCATATCCTCGCCATGTATGCCCCGAGCTTCGTCACCGGCCGGCTGATGGTGCGCTTCGGCAAGGAGCGGGTCGCGGCCGTCGGTCTCCTCCTCGTCGGCAGTTCGGCGGCCGTCGCGCTCGCCGGCTTCGATATTTCCCATTTCTGGCTTTCGTTGGTTCTGCTCGGGATCGGCTGGAACTTCGGCTTCATCGGCGCGACCGCCATGGTGGCCGACTGCCATACGCCGGCGGAACGCAGCAAGGTGCAGGGTGCAAACGACTTCGTGGTCTTTGGTACGGTCGCCTGCGCCTCCTTCTCCGCCGGATCGCTTCTCCACAGCTCCGGCTGGGAGACGATCAACTGGATCGTGCTTCCGGCGGTCGCCCTGGTGCTGGTGCCGCTGGTCTGGCGGGCGGCGCGGCCCATCGCGATATAG
- a CDS encoding pitrilysin family protein, producing MSHKMECSAAWRFLATVALVASLASSAHADTLSTSWPQTQSDIQADSNVHFGTLANGMRFAIMRNATPPGQAAIRFRIGSGSLEENDNQQGLAHFLEHMAFKGSTHVPEGEMIRILQRKGLAFGPDTNAHTSYDETVYALDLPEVDADTVSTGLMLMRETASELTLDAAAFDRERGVILSEERLRDTPQYRAGLGIMNSLLAGRRATMRAPIGKTDIISNAPVDLVRDYYRANYRPDRATLVVVGDIDPAAMEIEIRQRFGDWKAAGPTPVKPDPGTLETKGESADVLVVPGGMTSVQIAWTRPYDTAPDTFAKRRTGLIEDLGLLVLKRRVSTIASKADAPFISAGVGSQDLLDSAHVVLISANSEPGKWQAALTAIDQEQRRIQEFGVAQAEIDREILEYRSALQAAAAGAATRTTTDIASMLAGSVDDNQVFTSPADDLSMFERITNGVTAAEVNQALRHAFSGNGPQVVLQTAQSPQGGADTVRQIYDASKAVAVSAPSSAADIAWPYTHFGEPGAVVERRTVDDLGLTMVRFSNGVRLTVKPTKLRANEVLVREDIGRGRLDLPRDRPAPIWASPAVALSGVKAMDYQDIQKALTANIVGIDFSIGDGSFKFDGRTRTEDLATQLQLMTAYTSDPAYRPEAFKRVQQAYLSGLDQYQATPGGIVSRDFPGLVHSGDPRWTFPDRAQLSAAKPEDFEALFRPMVSNGPIDITIVGDVMVDDAIRMTAETFGALPPRPEAAPSKDWGDVRFPPANKTPVLLSHSGRADNAAAAFGAPIGDLLSDLPRSFTANIATQIFQNRLIDQFRITEGASYVLEGDANLSREIPGYGYAFFYVETEPAKIARFYALVDEIANDLRSQDVSADEFARARGPIIETLKHQRQSNEYWIEYLRGAQTDSRRLDRIRDNLSGYERVTADDIRAFAKTYFSPEKFWKFEVLPAAVR from the coding sequence ATGTCTCACAAAATGGAATGCTCCGCTGCCTGGCGGTTTCTCGCGACGGTCGCTCTTGTCGCAAGCCTCGCGTCGTCGGCCCATGCGGACACCCTGTCCACGTCCTGGCCACAGACACAAAGCGACATCCAGGCCGACTCCAACGTCCATTTCGGCACACTTGCCAACGGCATGCGGTTTGCGATCATGCGCAATGCCACGCCACCAGGGCAGGCCGCGATCCGCTTTCGCATCGGCTCCGGCTCACTTGAGGAAAACGACAATCAGCAGGGCCTGGCGCATTTTCTCGAGCACATGGCCTTCAAAGGTTCGACGCATGTTCCCGAAGGGGAGATGATCCGCATCCTGCAGCGCAAGGGCCTGGCCTTTGGCCCTGATACCAACGCCCACACCTCTTATGACGAGACTGTCTATGCGCTCGATCTTCCCGAGGTCGATGCCGACACGGTTTCAACAGGCCTGATGCTGATGCGGGAGACGGCGAGCGAACTGACCCTCGATGCCGCTGCCTTCGATCGCGAACGCGGCGTCATCCTGTCGGAGGAGCGGCTGCGCGACACGCCGCAATATCGCGCAGGGCTCGGAATCATGAATTCATTGCTCGCCGGCCGGCGCGCGACCATGCGCGCGCCGATCGGCAAAACCGACATCATCAGCAATGCGCCCGTGGACCTTGTCCGTGATTATTACCGGGCGAACTACCGGCCTGATCGGGCGACGTTGGTGGTGGTGGGCGATATCGATCCCGCAGCCATGGAAATCGAAATCCGGCAGCGCTTCGGTGACTGGAAGGCCGCGGGTCCGACGCCTGTAAAACCGGATCCTGGCACATTGGAGACGAAAGGCGAAAGCGCCGACGTCCTCGTCGTTCCCGGCGGCATGACCAGCGTACAGATCGCCTGGACGCGCCCTTATGATACCGCGCCTGACACCTTCGCCAAGCGCCGCACCGGGCTTATCGAAGATCTTGGGCTTTTGGTGCTCAAACGTCGGGTGAGCACCATCGCCAGCAAGGCGGACGCGCCTTTCATCAGTGCGGGCGTCGGCTCCCAGGATCTTCTCGATTCGGCGCATGTCGTGCTGATCTCGGCGAATTCCGAGCCGGGCAAATGGCAGGCGGCACTCACGGCCATCGACCAGGAACAGCGGCGTATCCAGGAGTTCGGCGTTGCCCAGGCAGAGATCGATCGCGAAATCCTCGAATACCGCTCGGCCCTCCAGGCTGCCGCGGCTGGAGCCGCGACGCGCACGACCACCGACATCGCTTCCATGCTGGCTGGCAGCGTCGATGACAATCAGGTCTTCACGTCGCCCGCCGACGACCTCTCGATGTTCGAGAGGATAACGAACGGCGTCACGGCGGCCGAGGTCAATCAGGCCCTGCGGCATGCTTTCTCCGGCAACGGTCCGCAGGTCGTGCTGCAGACGGCCCAATCACCGCAGGGCGGAGCCGACACGGTTCGGCAGATCTATGACGCTTCAAAGGCTGTCGCCGTCTCGGCGCCATCCAGCGCGGCCGACATCGCCTGGCCCTACACCCATTTCGGCGAGCCGGGCGCCGTGGTCGAACGCCGCACCGTCGACGATCTCGGCCTGACCATGGTGCGCTTTTCCAACGGCGTGCGCCTTACCGTCAAGCCGACCAAGCTGCGCGCCAACGAGGTGCTGGTGCGCGAAGATATCGGCCGCGGCCGGCTGGACCTGCCGCGCGACCGTCCCGCCCCGATCTGGGCATCTCCGGCCGTCGCGCTGTCCGGCGTGAAGGCCATGGACTACCAGGATATCCAGAAAGCGCTGACGGCCAACATTGTCGGCATCGACTTCTCTATCGGCGACGGCTCTTTCAAGTTCGACGGTCGCACGCGGACTGAAGATCTTGCGACGCAATTGCAGCTGATGACGGCATATACCTCCGATCCCGCCTACCGCCCCGAGGCATTCAAGCGGGTGCAGCAGGCCTATTTGAGCGGCCTCGATCAGTATCAGGCGACCCCTGGCGGCATTGTCAGCCGTGATTTTCCAGGTCTCGTGCATTCCGGCGATCCGCGCTGGACCTTCCCCGATCGCGCTCAATTGTCCGCCGCCAAACCGGAAGATTTCGAGGCGCTGTTCCGGCCTATGGTGTCCAACGGCCCGATCGATATCACCATCGTCGGCGATGTCATGGTGGACGACGCAATCCGGATGACGGCTGAAACCTTCGGCGCTTTGCCGCCGCGTCCGGAGGCAGCGCCAAGCAAAGATTGGGGCGACGTGCGTTTTCCCCCGGCGAACAAGACGCCCGTTTTGCTCAGCCATAGCGGCAGGGCGGATAACGCCGCCGCCGCCTTTGGGGCTCCGATCGGCGATTTGCTCTCCGATCTGCCGCGGTCCTTTACCGCCAATATTGCCACCCAGATCTTCCAGAACAGGCTGATCGACCAGTTTCGCATTACAGAAGGCGCAAGCTACGTTCTGGAGGGTGACGCCAACCTGTCACGGGAAATCCCCGGCTATGGCTACGCATTTTTCTACGTCGAGACGGAGCCGGCAAAGATCGCGCGCTTCTACGCACTGGTCGACGAGATCGCCAATGACCTGCGGTCGCAGGATGTCTCCGCGGACGAATTCGCCCGCGCCCGGGGACCGATCATCGAGACGCTGAAGCATCAGCGGCAGAGCAACGAATACTGGATCGAATATCTGCGCGGCGCTCAGACGGATTCGCGCCGTTTAGACCGGATACGCGACAATCTCAGCGGCTACGAAAGGGTCACCGCCGACGATATCCGCGCCTTTGCCAAGACTTATTTCAGCCCGGAAAAATTCTGGAAGTTCGAAGTGCTGCCGGCGGCGGTAAGATAG
- a CDS encoding FAD-dependent oxidoreductase, which translates to MKACRVAVVGAGLAGLYAARALHASGIDVIVLEARDRLGGRILTADETGLPAEDGFDLGPSWYWPQMQPPMETLIGELGLHCFAQNNEGDVIIERMSRERPQRYQPTMVEQQSMRLSGGTASAVRALARDIPAGRVLRDTTVTAMALSDTGIELTVKSGQGNFEIFQAEQVVAALSPRLLEATVSFSPEQDPGTVARWRDTATWMAPHAKFFAVYDEAFWRTAGLSGTAQSMVGPLVEIHDATTASGKAALFGFPGVGADQRAALGEEMLKQACLAQLSKLFGPAALKPRAVLLKDWAADPLTATAADRVGGGHPLPGNSQWVSGLWKDRLILAGSEISPSEPGYLAGAVVAAGRAVADILSKMDSR; encoded by the coding sequence ATGAAAGCATGCAGAGTAGCCGTCGTCGGTGCCGGCCTTGCCGGTCTTTATGCGGCACGCGCGCTCCACGCTTCGGGTATCGATGTGATCGTTCTCGAAGCGCGGGATCGGCTGGGCGGCCGCATTCTGACGGCAGATGAAACCGGCTTGCCGGCGGAAGACGGCTTCGACCTCGGCCCGTCCTGGTATTGGCCGCAGATGCAGCCGCCGATGGAGACGCTGATCGGCGAACTCGGGCTCCATTGCTTCGCGCAGAACAACGAGGGCGATGTGATCATCGAAAGGATGTCTCGGGAGAGGCCGCAGCGCTATCAGCCCACGATGGTGGAGCAGCAGTCCATGCGGCTTTCCGGCGGCACGGCATCGGCCGTGCGCGCATTGGCGCGCGACATACCCGCCGGCCGGGTCCTCCGCGATACGACGGTGACGGCGATGGCCCTGTCCGACACGGGGATCGAGCTGACGGTTAAAAGCGGCCAGGGAAATTTCGAGATCTTCCAGGCGGAGCAGGTTGTGGCCGCCCTCTCGCCCCGTCTGCTGGAAGCGACCGTAAGCTTCAGTCCGGAACAGGATCCCGGCACCGTTGCCCGGTGGCGCGATACTGCCACGTGGATGGCTCCGCACGCCAAGTTCTTCGCCGTCTACGACGAAGCCTTCTGGCGAACGGCCGGGTTATCAGGCACCGCGCAGAGCATGGTGGGACCGCTGGTGGAAATCCATGACGCGACGACCGCCTCGGGCAAGGCCGCCCTTTTCGGCTTCCCAGGTGTCGGCGCCGATCAGCGCGCGGCACTCGGCGAAGAGATGTTGAAACAAGCCTGCCTGGCACAGCTCTCCAAATTGTTCGGTCCCGCCGCCCTCAAGCCTCGGGCTGTTCTGTTGAAGGACTGGGCAGCCGATCCGCTGACAGCCACCGCCGCCGATCGTGTCGGTGGCGGCCATCCGCTGCCGGGGAATTCGCAATGGGTGTCTGGCTTGTGGAAGGACCGCCTCATCCTGGCCGGAAGCGAGATAAGCCCTTCCGAACCTGGTTATCTCGCCGGGGCAGTCGTCGCTGCCGGTCGCGCGGTCGCCGACATCCTGTCGAAGATGGATTCCAGATGA
- a CDS encoding cupin domain-containing protein yields MLLNDDLSQRALVHAGRLEWIPSPTKGVDRRMLFRIGGEKARATSIVRYAAGSRFPHHEHPGGEEFFVLDGVFQDESGDFPTGSYVRNPPGTGHAPGSADGCVILVKLWQFKQGDRERIVRLPGEGGSGELGDAATSSTTLFDGADERVMLEDWPAHADIELANPRGLEFLVIDGSLTQAGDTLERWSWLRLPAGQAFRARAGDRGAKVWYKSAPLLHDDVCSFDQADDRGQAR; encoded by the coding sequence ATGTTGCTCAACGACGACCTCTCCCAGCGCGCCCTCGTCCATGCCGGGCGGCTCGAATGGATACCGAGCCCCACGAAAGGCGTGGATCGGCGTATGCTGTTTCGTATCGGCGGTGAAAAAGCCCGCGCCACCTCGATCGTGCGCTATGCGGCGGGCAGCCGGTTCCCGCATCACGAACATCCGGGCGGCGAAGAGTTCTTCGTTCTGGACGGCGTCTTTCAGGATGAGAGCGGCGATTTCCCCACCGGCAGCTACGTTCGAAATCCTCCCGGAACGGGGCATGCACCCGGAAGTGCGGACGGATGCGTGATCCTCGTCAAGCTCTGGCAGTTCAAGCAAGGCGACCGGGAACGGATCGTCCGCCTGCCCGGCGAAGGCGGGAGCGGCGAGCTTGGCGACGCAGCCACGTCGTCAACGACCCTCTTCGATGGAGCGGACGAGCGTGTGATGCTCGAGGACTGGCCGGCACATGCCGACATCGAACTCGCCAACCCGCGAGGACTTGAATTCCTGGTGATCGACGGCTCCCTGACCCAGGCGGGCGACACACTTGAACGCTGGAGCTGGCTGCGCCTTCCCGCGGGACAAGCATTCCGCGCACGGGCGGGAGATCGTGGCGCAAAGGTCTGGTACAAGTCGGCCCCTCTCCTTCACGACGACGTCTGCAGCTTCGACCAGGCAGACGATAGAGGACAGGCGAGATGA
- the plsY gene encoding glycerol-3-phosphate 1-O-acyltransferase PlsY, giving the protein MVFWIAATAGLAIAYLFGSIPTGYLAGKLLKGIDIREHGSKSTGATNVLRTLGKWPASMVFLIDVLKGVGAIVFARWFYPWLSPVSSGTAPMAADLQSSASGAVCLAGLAVLLGHSRSVWLNFAGGKSVATGLGVLLAMSWPVGLGAATVFAVALAISRIVSLSSMLAALAAMALVFCLEQPLPYRLLVIAGGVYVIVRHRANVRRLLAGTEPRLGNTA; this is encoded by the coding sequence ATGGTTTTCTGGATAGCGGCTACGGCTGGATTGGCGATCGCCTATCTCTTCGGTTCCATACCCACGGGCTATCTGGCGGGCAAATTGCTCAAGGGCATCGATATCCGGGAGCATGGCTCCAAATCCACCGGAGCAACGAACGTATTGCGAACGCTCGGCAAATGGCCGGCGTCGATGGTGTTTCTGATCGATGTGCTGAAAGGCGTGGGAGCAATCGTCTTTGCCCGCTGGTTTTACCCCTGGCTCTCGCCAGTCTCGTCAGGCACGGCGCCGATGGCGGCGGATCTGCAGAGCTCGGCGTCCGGGGCTGTCTGCCTGGCGGGACTTGCCGTGTTGTTAGGGCATAGCCGGTCGGTCTGGCTCAATTTTGCCGGAGGCAAGTCGGTTGCGACAGGGCTCGGCGTGTTGCTGGCGATGTCATGGCCCGTGGGTTTGGGGGCGGCAACGGTTTTCGCCGTTGCGCTGGCTATTTCCCGGATTGTTTCCCTGAGTTCCATGCTGGCGGCGTTGGCGGCCATGGCCCTGGTCTTTTGTCTGGAGCAACCGCTTCCCTACCGATTGCTGGTGATCGCAGGCGGCGTTTACGTGATTGTGCGCCACCGCGCCAATGTTCGGCGGCTGCTGGCCGGGACAGAGCCGCGTCTGGGCAATACCGCCTAA